ATAAAACCCTTTAAATCAATGTAAACATAAAACAGggctcatctataatcaacttaCAGGCTCTATACAGGTGCAAACAAAGTAGCTAAACCTTGATCCACGGTTATTTGAAGCTTATCGTACGCCATAGAGCACTTTACATTACCCTTGTATGTTACATTTCCCCTGGCAAGAAGCTCACCATCTGAGTCGATGATCCCTTCCTTCATTGGATCATCGATTCGAGCACCAGGCTCCAACACAAATGCCTTCACCTGTAGTTAATCACAAAGAACATGGATGGTTTTATTGCTAAAGATAGGACCATGGTTCTTCGAAATTTTATATAGAAGAAAAGTTACAAAAACCAATCCCAAGGTTAAATGGTTATCGATTAGTTAACTGACCTTAAGGTACATAACGTGTGGACAATGGACATGACTCCCATCATTCATTTTTGATAGTAATGACAGCAAGGATAATTTCGGGATGTCCTTTACGATAATCAAGTCCAAATAACCGTCCGAGAACTGCAATTGCAACCATCAAAAGAAACATGATAGTAATATTAGTCATGCATGCATGTTAGAAACAGAAATCAAACAGAAAATTTCAGACCTGAAAAGTTCAAATTTCAACGGTGAAATCCATCGTGCAAGATTAAACATAATTGAAATTGCATAGAGTAAATGTGGCATGGTTGCAGGAATTTTAATTAAgagatgaaaaattgaaaaagtgagCCAGTCCTTGCTCGGCACATTCTACAGAGTGTAGTAATTCTTTTGGAATCTTAGAGCTTCTAAAGTCTTGAAGACGAAACAGTCCCTTAGTGCGTGTAGCATTCTTCAAACTAAGTTTTCCTGAGCTCAAGAGGGCATCAAAATGAAGCTTCATATGCTATAGATTATACAGAATGAAATCTCAATTGCTTTGGTTTGTATTAATGGATGCTTTTAAAGTGATAAGATTAAGTCAGAGAAGAACATAGTAGTATCTTTTCTAAACTTTAGTGTCAATTCCAGTGGAGTTTGGACAAACTCAAAATTTGAAGTTAATGACACTGCAGATGCTACTTACGGGCTAAAGGCTAAAGGAAGTTGCTCATGTATAAGGCAGAGGATAGCaaaaaattaagacatattttatggataatagaacAAATAATTGAATTCACAAGTTAGTGTAAAATAAACCATTGCATTGGGTGCAGCCAGGACATCTTCACTTCCCCACGGTACATTATGAAGCCAGATTGAAACAAATGGTCCGCTAATAGTCCTCCAATGCATGTTCTCCAACTTAACATCGGATCCAAGGTACCCAGGCTGTTGAGTGTTAAGGGACTCTTGTTGACTTGTGCGTGTTTCACAGGAAGGTTCACCAGAATAAATGGTTTGCTCGCCATACTCTTCAAAGCCAGGAGCAGGCACAAAAGAAACACGTCCATTGTAATGCCTTAAATATGTTATACGTTGAAGAGCCTACAGAGGAAACACAAAGACTATTCTCATTACCAAATCCCAAACGTATTTATGGAGCCATACTGGCTGTGCCCTAAATAAGGTGCTAAAGCTATATAAAAGTCCTTGTGCACAACAACAACCAGATCAGATGAAGGGATATACATAGAAATCAATACGAGCACTCCCCATCCATCTATACTTTTCAGATTCGATGTCAATGTCTGCTATCAGACctggaaaaaaaaacatttgcctAAATGTTAAAAGtgcaataattttaaagtttgtgACCTGTAGTCAAAACCAGCCAGATGCACGCCTTACCAAACTTGGATTAACGGAAGGAGGAATAATTCTACATACCCCATGCAAGCATCAAGACACTAAAAAATCTAGTTTTCCCTTGCGAGATAGTAGCTACATCCAACGAACGTGTATGCCCTGTCAGGAGTACTATATTAAGCCCAAAAATTCTTCAATCAAAATGAAATACTATTTGCTGCTCAGAGAAAGAACGAAAATAATTATGTTCTTAATGAAATAAAAGACACCCTTGTTAACCTCTGATAACAGCAAGAATGGCATTAGATGGGCTACATATTTCACCAGCTGAATCCAGCAAAGACTTCACC
The sequence above is drawn from the Gossypium hirsutum isolate 1008001.06 chromosome A05, Gossypium_hirsutum_v2.1, whole genome shotgun sequence genome and encodes:
- the LOC107914002 gene encoding sphingosine kinase 1 isoform X1, with protein sequence MDPENLSSFISDRVLVYGKVVPLTLTRDGKLRWNHDDRRCLNVEKEVLGFTFEGSRIRVNVAVEKRDGILCFANMGGIARQSFVFEPLSEESLTLWSQKLRDYIDSFGRPKRLLIFVNPFGGKKCATKIFVEDVRPCLEDADIQFTVIETKHQLHAKEVVKTLDLSKYDGIVCVSGDGILVEVINGLLEREDWSDAIKMPIGMVPAGTGNGMVKSLLDSAGEICSPSNAILAVIRGHTRSLDVATISQGKTRFFSVLMLAWGLIADIDIESEKYRWMGSARIDFYALQRITYLRHYNGRVSFVPAPGFEEYGEQTIYSGEPSCETRTSQQESLNTQQPGYLGSDVKLENMHWRTISGPFVSIWLHNVPWGSEDVLAAPNAMFSDGYLDLIIVKDIPKLSLLSLLSKMNDGSHVHCPHVMYLKVKAFVLEPGARIDDPMKEGIIDSDGELLARGNVTYKGNVKCSMAYDKLQITVDQGLATLFAPV
- the LOC107914002 gene encoding sphingosine kinase 1 isoform X2 → MPIGMVPAGTGNGMVKSLLDSAGEICSPSNAILAVIRGHTRSLDVATISQGKTRFFSVLMLAWGLIADIDIESEKYRWMGSARIDFYALQRITYLRHYNGRVSFVPAPGFEEYGEQTIYSGEPSCETRTSQQESLNTQQPGYLGSDVKLENMHWRTISGPFVSIWLHNVPWGSEDVLAAPNAMFSDGYLDLIIVKDIPKLSLLSLLSKMNDGSHVHCPHVMYLKVKAFVLEPGARIDDPMKEGIIDSDGELLARGNVTYKGNVKCSMAYDKLQITVDQGLATLFAPV